TCAAGTTATAGTTAAACATTACATATGAAAATTTGCTTCAACGTGAAAAGTCAAAAGGACAATATTTCAGCATATTACATATTACATAATACGAATGTGTTTTCTATACGTGGATTTAGATAGTTTTCTCGACCTTTGGATAAGATCAAGTATACGAGTATTTAGTATTTATAGGGACAAGGCACATAGCATCTGGCAATAAAAAGTCTTGGCCAAACCAATGTCAACTTGTAAACCTTAATACTAATCTTCCTTTTTGAAAATTCTTCAATAACTCCAAAATATACAGACATGGCCATCTTACCAACTCCTTTGAAGGACTTCTTAAACCAGTCCTTGAAACTGTATTTCCTTCTGGTAAAATGGTAGCTACTCAGAAATGCCCTTCTAGCCTGCCAATATTCATAATCTCCAATATTATAGTAGACTCCATTGATGGATCTAAAGCTTTCACTCTTTAAAACATCAGAAGGGAAGATTGGACAGACTTTTGTACTATGGATTGCACTGCAACTGTTCATCCAAGCCATAGTGGAGtattctgtgtgtgtgtgtgttaatcTGTTTGtattttgtagtttatttatATGGGTAAAGCTTACAACATCATGTGAAAGTTTCTTGAGTAGTTGAACAAAGCTAGCTAGTTGTTGTATACTAGGTTTGGTAGCTTTTGTTGCACCCATCAATTGTCCACCAATAACATGGAGTTTAGACTAATAAATACTAACCACTTACTAAGTTGAACTTAGTGTCAAAGCTCATTTTCTTAAGGTAAAGGTGTACATCATTCTATATATTAGGTTATTTACCTGATGATTTGTTGACCATATATAGGAATTTATGCGCACacgtaaaaataaaaagattaacTAATGCGCATGCAAATTATGATTCCATTATTACGCAAGATAACATGTTATAAATGAAACTATATAGATCAACTTAATAAACAAATTAGTTTAAGTAAGAAGTGTTGTAAGAGACAAAATTAATGGAGAGGCAAAACGTTCGAGTTGAGTGATTTTGGTTCACAGACCATTTAGCAAAATCTTAGCTCTTTCCATTCTTGTTATTTCCTATATATTCATGACCCAGGCTCCAGATTGGTTCATTGTGAAATTGATAAACTACATAATAACTTAAAGAAAACGATCATTCCATTTAATGAGTCCCAAATTTCCAAGAACTGATATCATATTCCAGTGCCAATGGTAGGACGCAAATGTGCCCTTAAACATATGTTGCATATCACCAACAAAACAAAGGCCACATTGAGAAAGAAACTGAACAGAGCCATTTCAATTATCCAGCTCACATCAAATGCAACTGATTTCAACTCTTTATTTCAAAGTTCAAAACGACATACAGTTACTTCCACGCCTTTTGATTGGTAAAACCATGTTTCCACAATCAACGTCAGTGATGACCACCACCACCATCGCcaccttcttttttcttttgtgaaGCAGCTCTTAACTGGCGCTGCTCCTCTTTGTAAATTCGGTTCCTACGTTGATACTGCAGTAAAGGAAACAACCCTGTAACTAAGAAGTATAGTGAAAAGTACCAGAATTTGTTACAAATATACATAATTCATCATTTTCTAAGTGTTTTTGAGCTAGAAAATTCCGGCTTTTGCcacatcaaaaataaaaataaggattAATACAATTCTTTATTACTTTAAAAAAAGGATTTAAAAAGGAGCCAGTAATTTACAGTTACAAGCAAGAGGAAAGCGAAGAGAGATGAATATATATCCTTTTATTTTAATAAGTGGGAGATAACCATATCACTTCTTCTCGTTATTCCTGTGTGACTAGAGCAGGCTGGGCCGTAACTGAGTTCAGAGAAAACTACACTGTTTAAAACATTGACAGCCGCCAGCAGTAAAGAGTTCTCAGAGTCTCTGTCTGAAAATTAACTAGCGTAGGGTACTGACACACCACTTATGCTGTTTGATCAAGAACCTTACTAGCTCATGCACCTCCCAAGGTTTCAATTTCTCCTGATCTTGATTCGCTACATATAGAAAAGAATCTAAGCTCTGTACTTTGCTTTATTGTTTGATCTACCATAAAATACAGCTTAACATAAAAGTAAAAAGGAATAGAATTACTTCCATTTAGGAAAACTTAGGGATTTCCTGAATCTACAACTGGAAGCAGAAAGATTAAACTTTAAAGGGCTGACTTGGGGCTTATTTTTTTGTTAAATCAGAAGgaaaaatcaatcaaattaaataaATTCTAATAGCATGCACGGTTAACACTGAAGAACATTATGAGAGTTGAGAAGAAGCAATGTCCTGGACAACACATTAACTTTTAGCATACACAGGACAGTAGactagtttttttttaataaggCACAGGACAGTAGACTAGTATACTAGTAGTCTGGAAATCTAAGTAGAATTAAGAGCTGCAAAGGATCCAAAGAAACTGAAAGAAGGTTGACCTACAACACACGAAGAGTGAAGCTAAACTAACATATTGGAGTTTGACATGCGCCAGTAGATTAGTAGAGGACTAGGGAGCACAGACACGATACCTAATTTAACATATTGGAGTCAGACACTAGAACTCTAGAAGTCACCAACACACCTCGAAAAATGACTGACACATttgtttcttttttatattttatgcTTTCAACATGCAAGTGCTATTCTTGGACACCAACTGGACACTTTGCCTTCCAAATTCAACCTAATTGAAAGGAACATAGACAGATAGCAATGCATAAAATTTTCcccaaaaataattttcaaaatgcCACGATATGTAAGTCCATATATGTGGAGGGTTTGCTACTTGCATAATCTGATTCAGAATGCAAGTGCATTAGTACCAGAAACATAAGTCAAAAGAAGAGGACTCTGCAAAACTCATGTCTCCGAATGCCAAAGACAAGAGCAGAGGAGGAAGGTACAAACAGGGAAAAAGATGTCACTTTCAGTTGAGCAGAGTCATGACCGTTGagattattaaataattttatcacatttCCTTATccagaaaataattaaataagtcCATCACacacttttccctttttttgttcttttgggggATGGGGGTTTCATGTTAGATGCAAAAGTTTTTCCACATACGATTGCTTAAGGCTCAGGGATTAACAAATATTGACCTTGAGCACAGATATTATAATCTATTTGGCACCATTAAAAGAATAAGGTACCTTCCCCATCCAACTAGTGCAATTGAGTCTAAGAAAGCATAGTTTCCTTGATGAAGATAATCTCTTGCAGTAGCTAAACTTGGAAAAGTGCTTCCACCACTTTATTCACCTATCAACATATTAGATACTTAAGCTTGTCTTAATACAATTAGAATTAGTAGATAAGCTGCAGAGTCTGAAATATGTACTCCCAGCATGGAAAATGGAAGGAGGGTTTGCTGCTTTATCGGACATCTATAAACAGTTGAAGCTTCTTTCCTATTAATTCCACCAATTCCTAATCTTTCTCAATCAATTAAGGAGGCTTATACATCTCCGCAGGATCATAAAACACCTAGCCTCAAACGCCCAACTTATGAAAAAAATATGGGGTGTAGCTTGAGGCACTCTCAAGAGACAAAACAACAATGATTCTAAGGAGAATAGACAAAAATGCAGAGAGCGACCAGGATATGAGTTAATGAAAGAGCCATAATGAGAAAAGAGGAGACAGTAGCTGAATAAATCAAGAATAAGCTCTTTCTGGGACTCAAACAATTAGCTTGTGTCATTGTGTATAATCTTTTCTACAGATAAAGGACAGAAGGTGATGCAAACAAATGCTTTACTACAGATGTTCCAGTTTAGTCCTTGTAAATCAGCTACCCCCAATTAGACCATTTCCAACTCATAGAACTAGAAGTGCCTTTGCATTCATGCCTTCTCTAACAAATCAGTCAAGAGAGCCTAAATAAGACTAATCAAAGAGATGCCATGTATAAATAGACAAAAAAGGGAAATCTGCAACTCTTTTACAAAGAATGAGAGACACACCAGTAGTCTAAAGAACTCTTGTCAAAGCCATTAAAGTAGATCAATCAATCATACAACTAAACCTCAATTACAAACTAGATGGACCGACAATACAAATCCTTCATATATGCTCTATCCGTGCCAATTTCATTTCAATACTAGCGAGTAATTCGGCTTTAGGCAAATCGGAGGTTATTTACATCTCGCACTTATCTCTGTCCGAACCTAATGTAGATGTTACACCAATCAACTAACTTTAATCCCACTTAGTTCATATCACTTGTATGGATCCTTTACTTCCATTCTATTCTATTTTTAGCTAAATTTGTATAGGTTTGGTTCTACGAATTTGCAGATCTTTTAAGATAATTTTCCACCATGTGATTTTAGGCCTATCGCATCTCATTTTAACACCCTTGTGGTGTAATTGAACTAATGTATTTGAAGATCTACGGTATGCATGGAAAAACCATCCCAgcaatttttttctcattttatgTCTTTGTGTGCTACTTGAACTATCTTTAGTGTGTCGTTTTCTAATCCAGTTTTGTATGATCGCATATCCATCTTAACATCTACATTTCTATGTTACTTaaattgttaattgttgagacTTAGAGTAGCAACATCACTACCATATATGATACAATATTGTCGGTCTCACAACCATTCTATAAAAGCTAATATCTTCCTATAACATAGCAATCATGTAGCACCTCCTCCACTACAACCATCCTATTTTAATTATGTGTTACGTCTTCATCGATCATGTCATTTTCATGTAAGACTGGACTCAAATATCTGAATTTTTTCATTTAGGAACCACAGTCTTGTCCAACCCCACTTTACTTTTGTTCTTATGGGAGCTATACTTATAATTTTGCTAGCATCTATTATGTTTTACTTCTACAAATCTTGCTTTTCATAGTACTTTTCCATTGTTCTTGCTATTAATTAACACTTTCACTTGCTTTGTCATTAACAAAAAGTCATCTGCCAGTAGCATGCATTATGGAACTTCATCTTGTATACTATTAGCTAACTCATTCATAACTAGAGTAAACAAGTAAGATCTCAAGATCGATCTCTAGTGTAAAACACGGTTATGGAGAACTCCTTTGTATCTCCTCCTACAGTTCTCACACTTGGGACTGCTCCCTCATACATATCCTTTATGCATTCATTTATTAGATATCCCAAGCACCCCAATTCAGCTTAAAAGCACATGCCATCTAATGTTGTTGGAGGAAATGACAAAATTCATACTTCGATACGATACAAAGCTGAGAATCTTTTATCGGATATCAAATTCTACAAAATATTTATTCACCAATTCAGCTTATAACATATCAAGTTTCTAAAACCCTATCTTTCCTCATTTTGTCTATGAGTACCACTTAAACTATCTTTCTAATGTGTCGTTTCTAATGTTGACCAACTTTGTAACAGCACATCTATTTACCATATGCGGAAAAAGCgtcttgcaaaaatgcaaggTAAGATTGCGTACATAAGACCTAATGTGGTCCAGTGCAGCGGGGGCTTAGTACATTAGGCTGCAATTTTATATCTATCTTACCATATATGATGTAATATTTTTGGTCCCACAATCATTCTATAGAAGTATCCCTTGACCTTGTTAGGTGTCCTTTATCGTATAGCAATCATGCAGCATCTCCTCCACTTTAACCATCCTATTTTCACTATATGTCCTACATCTTCATCTATCATGTCATTCTTATGTAAGATTACACACAAGCATCTGATTGTTTGCACTTAGGAATCACAATCTCGTCTAATCCCACTATACTTTTGTTCTTCTTATGGAGGTTGAACTTTCAGTGTTGCCTGCATATATTCTTAAATTATATATTACTTTTACAAACGTAATTTCCAGACTGCATCTCCATCGTTCTCGCTATTAATTAACTTTGTCGTTTGCTTCATCAATTAATGAAATGTCATATGAAAATAGATGGAACCTCGTCTTGTATACTATTGGCTAACTCACCCACCATGACTAGAGCAAACAAGTAAGATGTCAAGACAGAATTCTGGCGGAAACACACGGTTATGCATGACTCCTGTATCTCATCCTGCAGTTCTCACACTGGTAACCACTCCTTCATACATATCCTATACGGCATTTATTACTGTATTTGATATCTCAAGCACGTTGTCGGAGGAAATGACAAAATCCATACTTTGATGAGATTCAAACTCTATCGGATATTTAGGCACCAATTCAgcttataaaatttcaaaattctaaaaCCCTAACTATCCTAAAAACAGCACAGGAAGAATTAACCACGGTACAAGGAACCACCGACTAATTCAAATCTTCAGGACTAGGGAGATTTAAGCAAAGGTGAAAGTACCTAAAAGATCGGAATcgaatcaaaaaattaaaaatgggaACAAATGGAAATGTACCTCTTTAGAATGATGAAGGCACTCGAAGTAGTCTTCTCTAAGAAGGGAACAATCTTTGGGTTCCCTGCATCGAGACATACACTCACTGAAGTCCATCCAGAAATCATAGCATCGGCCTTTGTTCCCTGTTATTCCCCATCCTGACGCCATTAGAGCAAACGCTTGTTCCTCCGAACTTTGAAGGTTCTGCTATGGTAATTGCGAATTTGCGATCAGAATCGGATGTTCTTAAGGGCTAATGTTGGGAGTAGTTGATGTACGGAGCGGATCTACATTTGGGCCAAGACCCGGCATCTTCTACAAATTGAGGCCCAAACTGTTGCCCATCTCAGgcattttcttttgaaaattacAAATTACAATCTAAAGAATCTTTTTCTTACAAGATTTGATGGTTATTACTTactgtattgtatcgtattattactttaaatataatatttattttgattattacttaaattttattgtatcgtatcttTAAATTTGCGGTTACGTAACGATTAAAAGTGTTACTTTAtggaacgaccgatttggtgtgttcgcgttgttatatttttttttatcttgcccttctttcttattaaataattctattttatcctttaccctacctttttatataataattctatctCGTatcttactttttaaaaaaaatatattacaaGCTTATTTTTCATATTGTTGGTGGATGACGTCATGAGAAACGACGGCAACCATAATATATCCAAACACTATATACATCAAAACgttacaatacaatacaatactatGCGATACATTATAaaatccaaataaaaaaaaaaattcttaaacaGTATACGTTAAGTCAAATTATGTTacataaataaaaacaaatagcGTACTTTATTTTGTAACTTCTATTTACATTATTGACACCTCGCTTCACCAGTTTTTGagcaaatttttttattaaatgagATATTGCATAATaatcaatttctttttctttgttccttttcaACTCATATCATTTTTAGTTTCTCTCTAATTCCTACCAATAATATATTCTCATTTCGATACATAAAAATCATCCAAACAATCTGTGAGTGGAGTTAGGTAAGGGTTAACACTAGGGTTGTTTAAAATCAAAGCGAAACCATTAACTGAATTGTACCGATAGCTTATTGGTTTATTGGTATTGGGTTATTGGGGGTAATGAATGGGAAACgaattgagattttataattaacggcttaacggtTTGGGAGCGGATTACTCAgttttcttatcgggtaaaccgttaacccgttaagaagttttatatttacacttttacccctatgtatataaagtacCATTGTTTATCCGTCTCGTTCTCATTGTTATTTGTATATTACTATTCTTTTTCCAACTTCTTGATTCAATTACATGTGGCTGCCTAGTTTTATATGAATATTGATTTTTTCCACATGTTGTACCTTTATCTATTTGTATATTACAGAATAGAATTACATCTTCTAGCTAAGTTAAGCGTCAGAGCTTTGAGGGCGAAGGCTGAAGCTTTTGCCTTTTGATTGATTATAAACGAATGTCCTTTTGAAAGTTTGACTTATTACTAAACGAATGTGTTTTACTGGTTTTACAAATTTGGTTAATATATGTAATGACAGTATGTATAGTCttggtattgattgaatgattgttcaaaaaaaaaagtatttggtTTGGTCGATAAGCCTCCCGATAATTGTTAATCCGATACCAATCTGCCCGTTGTCTTATTAAATGGCTAgcggattactacatttataatccgataaccgTTAAACCGAACCGTTTAGTGTAATTATCCGTGCGATCCACCCGATAAGCACCCCTAGTTATCACCGAGACGTACAGTACTTTAGTCCAATAGTATTGTCGGAGTCTCTCATAAAATAAGTTTGAGTTTAATTGTCT
The sequence above is drawn from the Nicotiana tabacum cultivar K326 chromosome 13, ASM71507v2, whole genome shotgun sequence genome and encodes:
- the LOC107804087 gene encoding NADH dehydrogenase [ubiquinone] iron-sulfur protein 5-B, with the protein product MASGWGITGNKGRCYDFWMDFSECMSRCREPKDCSLLREDYFECLHHSKEYQRRNRIYKEEQRQLRAASQKKKEGGDGGGGHH